In a genomic window of Mycolicibacillus parakoreensis:
- a CDS encoding ATP-dependent helicase, which yields MSPRYSPEELAAALELHPPTAEQAAVIAAPPGPLVVIAGAGAGKTETMAARVVWLVANGYADPTEVLGLTFTRKAAGQLLRRIRSRLAALAARAMVAGPEAVTSGSPTVATYHAFAGRLLREHGMRAGIEPQTRLLGSTERWQLAYDVVCAYPGTLELTKTPEAVTEMVLHLADQLAEHLVDTAGLRDTHRELEQLVLTLPPGPRQRAEPNQHLLRLLAAQADRSALVPLIDAVAARMRAEAVMDFGTQMAAAARLATDLPEIGAELRRTFRVVLLDEYQDTGHAQRVALSALFGGGVDDTLALTAVGDPIQSIYGWRGASATNLPLFTTDFPRCDGTPAPTLELATSWRNPPSTLAVANAVAAPARDRSVAVHELRSAPDAAPGTVTAALLPDVVAERDWVSEQLQRRYARAAAAGEPPPSAAVLVRRNADAAPMAAALRDRGVPAEVVGLAGLLAVPEVADLVATLRLVADPTAGAAALRVLTGPRWRLGARDIAALWRRAQTLADPPPAPLSAEEVAAQADPDTDTACLADAVADPGPAADYSPDGYRRVAALGEELAALRGHLDHPLPDLLAEARRITGADIEARAAHPVDAPGTGTEQLDAFADVVAGYCARGGDRSAAPTVAGLLAYLDAAAVVEKGLPPAPVAATTGRVQVLTVHAAKGLEWQVVAVPHLVAGVFPSTASRRTWLTDPAELPPPLRGDRASLSAHGVPLLETDAVTDRRQLGDTVEAHRAQLAQRRVDEERRLLYVAVTRAEDTLLVSGHHWGATGLTPRGPSEFLDELHAVIVGGDGDRPVGTIDCWAPAPAPGEPNPLREAVREAVWPADPAGGRRADVDRGAQLVAAALTAEPDAAAGQDPHGWAADVDALLAERDSPPAPPPTVPAVLSVSGLVERAADPQAAQHPGRRLPVRPDPYALRGTAFHDWVQRFYGADRLFDLADLPGAADSDHGAADADRLAQLQQAFLDSPWADRTPIAVEVPFELALGPTIVRGRIDAVFGEPDGGATVVDWKTGGRPDGAAARAAAVQLGVYRLAWAALSDTPEALVRTAFHYVRPGATVYPERVPGRVELTALAAGR from the coding sequence ATGAGCCCCCGCTACAGCCCGGAGGAGCTGGCCGCGGCGCTGGAGCTGCATCCGCCCACCGCGGAGCAGGCCGCGGTCATCGCCGCGCCGCCGGGGCCGCTGGTGGTGATCGCGGGGGCCGGCGCCGGCAAGACCGAGACGATGGCCGCGCGGGTCGTGTGGCTGGTCGCCAACGGCTACGCCGACCCCACCGAGGTGCTGGGGCTGACCTTCACCCGCAAGGCCGCCGGGCAGCTGCTGCGGCGGATCCGTTCGCGGCTGGCGGCGCTGGCGGCCCGCGCCATGGTCGCCGGGCCCGAGGCGGTGACCAGCGGCAGCCCCACCGTCGCCACCTACCACGCGTTCGCCGGCCGGCTGCTGCGTGAACACGGCATGCGCGCCGGGATCGAACCGCAGACCCGGTTGCTGGGCTCCACCGAACGCTGGCAGCTGGCCTACGACGTGGTCTGCGCCTACCCGGGGACACTGGAGCTGACCAAGACGCCGGAGGCGGTCACCGAGATGGTGCTGCACCTGGCCGATCAGCTGGCCGAGCATCTGGTCGACACCGCCGGGTTGCGCGACACCCACCGCGAACTCGAGCAGCTGGTGCTGACCCTGCCGCCGGGGCCGCGCCAGCGTGCCGAACCCAATCAGCATTTGCTCCGACTGCTGGCGGCCCAGGCCGACCGCAGCGCCCTGGTGCCGCTGATCGACGCGGTGGCCGCACGGATGCGCGCCGAGGCGGTGATGGATTTCGGGACGCAGATGGCCGCCGCGGCGCGCCTGGCCACCGACCTGCCCGAGATCGGCGCGGAGCTGCGCCGCACCTTCCGGGTGGTGCTGCTCGACGAATACCAGGACACCGGCCACGCCCAGCGGGTCGCGTTGTCGGCGCTGTTCGGCGGCGGGGTCGACGACACGCTGGCGCTCACGGCGGTCGGTGACCCCATCCAGTCGATCTACGGCTGGCGCGGCGCCTCGGCCACCAACCTGCCGCTGTTCACCACCGATTTCCCGCGCTGCGACGGCACCCCGGCACCCACCCTGGAGCTGGCCACCAGCTGGCGTAACCCGCCGTCGACGCTGGCGGTGGCCAACGCGGTCGCCGCGCCGGCCCGCGACCGTTCGGTGGCCGTGCACGAACTGCGCTCGGCCCCCGACGCGGCGCCGGGCACGGTGACCGCGGCGCTGCTGCCCGACGTGGTCGCCGAGCGCGACTGGGTCTCCGAACAGCTGCAGCGCCGCTACGCGCGCGCCGCCGCCGCCGGTGAGCCGCCGCCGAGCGCGGCGGTGCTGGTGCGCCGCAACGCCGATGCCGCCCCGATGGCCGCGGCGTTGCGGGACCGCGGGGTGCCCGCGGAGGTGGTCGGGCTGGCCGGGCTGCTGGCGGTGCCCGAGGTCGCCGACCTGGTGGCCACCCTGCGGCTGGTCGCCGACCCGACCGCGGGGGCGGCCGCCCTGCGGGTGCTGACCGGACCGCGGTGGCGGCTGGGGGCCCGCGACATCGCCGCGCTGTGGCGTCGCGCCCAGACGCTGGCCGACCCGCCGCCGGCGCCGCTCAGCGCCGAGGAGGTCGCCGCCCAGGCCGACCCCGACACCGACACCGCCTGCCTGGCCGACGCCGTCGCCGACCCCGGCCCGGCCGCCGACTACTCCCCGGACGGGTACCGCCGGGTGGCCGCACTCGGGGAGGAGCTGGCCGCGCTGCGCGGCCACCTCGACCATCCGCTGCCCGACCTGCTCGCCGAGGCGCGCCGGATCACCGGGGCCGACATCGAGGCCCGCGCCGCGCACCCGGTGGACGCGCCGGGTACCGGCACCGAACAACTCGACGCGTTCGCCGACGTGGTGGCCGGCTACTGCGCCCGGGGCGGCGACCGCAGCGCCGCACCGACGGTGGCGGGTCTGCTGGCCTACCTCGATGCCGCCGCGGTGGTCGAAAAGGGCCTGCCGCCGGCGCCGGTGGCGGCGACCACCGGCCGGGTGCAGGTGCTCACCGTGCACGCCGCCAAGGGCCTGGAGTGGCAGGTGGTGGCGGTGCCGCATCTGGTCGCCGGGGTGTTTCCCTCCACCGCGTCGCGTCGCACCTGGCTCACCGATCCCGCCGAGTTGCCGCCGCCGCTGCGCGGCGACCGGGCCTCGCTCAGCGCCCACGGGGTGCCGCTGCTGGAGACCGACGCGGTCACCGACCGCCGACAACTCGGCGACACCGTCGAGGCCCACCGCGCGCAGCTGGCGCAGCGGCGCGTCGACGAGGAACGCCGGCTGCTGTACGTGGCGGTCACCCGCGCCGAGGACACCCTGTTGGTCTCCGGGCATCACTGGGGCGCCACCGGACTCACCCCGCGCGGGCCCTCGGAGTTCCTCGACGAACTGCACGCCGTGATCGTCGGCGGTGACGGTGATCGTCCGGTCGGCACGATCGACTGCTGGGCACCGGCGCCCGCGCCGGGGGAGCCCAACCCGCTGCGCGAGGCCGTGCGCGAGGCGGTGTGGCCGGCCGACCCGGCCGGAGGACGCCGCGCCGACGTGGACCGGGGCGCGCAGCTGGTGGCCGCGGCCCTGACCGCCGAGCCGGACGCGGCGGCGGGCCAGGACCCGCACGGGTGGGCCGCCGACGTCGACGCGCTGCTGGCCGAGCGCGACAGCCCACCGGCCCCGCCGCCGACGGTGCCCGCGGTGCTGTCGGTCAGCGGGCTGGTGGAACGGGCCGCCGACCCGCAGGCGGCGCAACACCCCGGCCGGCGTCTCCCGGTGCGTCCCGACCCGTATGCATTGCGCGGCACGGCGTTTCATGACTGGGTTCAACGGTTCTACGGGGCCGATCGGCTTTTCGACCTGGCCGACCTGCCCGGCGCGGCCGACAGCGACCACGGCGCCGCCGACGCCGACCGCCTGGCGCAGTTGCAGCAGGCGTTCCTCGACTCGCCGTGGGCGGACCGCACCCCGATCGCGGTGGAGGTGCCGTTCGAGCTGGCGTTGGGGCCGACGATCGTGCGCGGCCGCATCGACGCGGTGTTCGGCGAGCCCGACGGCGGCGCGACGGTGGTGGACTGGAAGACCGGCGGGCGCCCCGACGGGGCGGCCGCGCGTGCGGCCGCGGTGCAACTCGGGGTGTACCGGCTGGCCTGGGCGGCGCTCAGCGACACCCCGGAAGCGTTGGTGCGCACCGCGTTCCACTATGTTCGCCCCGGCGCCACCGTGTACCCCGAGAGGGTGCCGGGTCGCGTCGAGTTGACCGCGCTGGCCGCCGGACGGTGA
- a CDS encoding MGMT family protein, with protein sequence MPAITEAQVEAVRAWVVAIPAGRVSTYGDLAAAAGLTNPRQVGWILRTDGADLPWHRVIRASGRPARHLGAEQLARLRAEGVLAIAGRVDLATYRWRPTGQTR encoded by the coding sequence ATGCCGGCGATCACCGAGGCGCAGGTCGAGGCGGTGCGGGCGTGGGTCGTCGCGATCCCGGCGGGTCGGGTGAGCACCTACGGCGACCTGGCGGCGGCGGCCGGGCTGACCAACCCGCGTCAGGTGGGCTGGATTCTGCGCACCGACGGCGCCGACCTGCCCTGGCATCGGGTGATCCGGGCCAGCGGACGCCCGGCCCGCCACCTCGGCGCCGAGCAGTTGGCGCGGTTGCGCGCCGAAGGGGTGCTCGCCATCGCCGGCCGGGTGGATCTGGCGACCTACCGGTGGCGCCCGACCGGTCAGACCCGCTGA
- a CDS encoding ATP-dependent helicase: MTAPPHPRWPGQVAAALDPGRRGTLRVLGGPGTGKTSLLADAAAAHVRAGLAPRSVLVLTGAGPMPAPARTALTRALLRAGGDAVIAEPAVRTVHSYAFAVLRRAAERAGDPPPRLVTGAEQDGIIRELLAGDLADGAGGWPAALTPALSTAGFAEELADLLARCAERGVDPAALQRIGRRQRRPEWVAAGRFARQYEQVMRLRAAVGTAAPQATMPTLGAAELVGAALVAFAADPELLAAERARVKLLLVDDAQQLDPQAARLVRVLAAGTERTLLAGDPDQAVFGFRGADPAALLGADTPAVTLTVSHRCAPAVAEAITALADRLPGRRRPVAGAGPEPGAVSARAAVSEHAEAALIADTLRRAHLVDEVPWSQMAVIVRSVPRVAGGLARALTTAGVPVALPATAGALAEHPAVAALLTVLRSTVDGLDGERVVSLLTGPIGRVDPVTLRSLRRALRRGGDDPVPDGEPLLVAALRTGPPPGLPPALARPLRRVRAVLDHAARSAAAGEDPRYPLWQAWHHSGLQRRWLTLVERGGSSGAQADRDLAAVTDLFDVTEQYVSRTGAATVTGLIDHVAALRLPTGTDAGPTGEAVRLLSVHAALGHEWDLVIVAGLQDGLWPNTIPRGGVLGTQRLLDVLDGVPEQASMRALLVAEERRLLVAALGRARRRVLVTAVDGGDDAAVPSPFFGEITDRGEHGDGGRDAVPLAAPRVLSAPAVVGRLRALVCAPAGVIDDAARARAATQLARLARAGVPGADPATWAVMTPLSTTEALEPAVGGQTVTLSPSTLGTLTECPLRWLAERHGGRDRDAADLRSTIGSMLHALAAETGRAETVLLAELERAWARLPFRSPWYAAHELVRHREMLAAFLRWRETSRGRYTEIGVEVEVDGRLEEPSAAGPGIRLRGRIDRLERDEAGRPVIVDLKTGRSPVTKEQAQQHAQLAAYQLAVTAGLLDPHVGPDTEPGGARLVYLGKTGAGGATEREQDPLTPEAAEAWRQRARAAAAAATGAQFVARVNDGCDHCPIRPTCPAHREPR; this comes from the coding sequence ATGACCGCGCCCCCGCACCCCCGCTGGCCGGGGCAGGTCGCCGCCGCGCTGGACCCGGGCCGCCGCGGGACGCTGCGGGTGCTCGGCGGGCCCGGCACCGGCAAGACCAGCCTGCTGGCCGACGCCGCGGCCGCGCATGTGCGTGCCGGGTTGGCCCCGCGGTCGGTGCTGGTGCTCACCGGGGCGGGCCCGATGCCGGCGCCGGCGCGCACCGCGCTGACCCGGGCGTTGCTGCGGGCCGGCGGCGACGCGGTGATCGCCGAGCCGGCGGTGCGCACCGTGCACAGCTACGCGTTCGCGGTGCTGCGGCGGGCCGCCGAACGGGCCGGGGATCCGCCGCCGCGGTTGGTGACCGGCGCCGAACAGGACGGCATCATCCGTGAGCTGCTCGCCGGTGACCTCGCCGACGGTGCCGGTGGGTGGCCGGCGGCGTTGACCCCGGCGCTGTCCACCGCCGGTTTCGCCGAGGAACTGGCGGACCTGTTGGCCCGCTGCGCCGAACGGGGCGTGGACCCGGCGGCGTTGCAGCGGATCGGTCGTCGGCAGCGACGGCCCGAATGGGTGGCCGCCGGCCGGTTCGCCCGCCAATACGAGCAGGTGATGCGGCTGCGGGCGGCGGTCGGCACGGCCGCCCCGCAGGCGACGATGCCGACCCTGGGCGCGGCCGAACTCGTCGGCGCCGCCCTGGTGGCCTTCGCGGCCGACCCGGAGCTGTTGGCCGCCGAACGCGCCCGGGTGAAGCTGCTGCTGGTCGACGACGCCCAGCAGCTCGACCCGCAGGCCGCCCGGCTGGTGCGGGTGCTGGCCGCCGGGACCGAGCGCACGCTGCTCGCCGGCGACCCCGACCAGGCGGTGTTCGGGTTCCGCGGCGCCGATCCCGCCGCGCTGCTCGGCGCGGACACCCCGGCGGTGACGCTGACGGTGTCGCACCGCTGCGCCCCGGCGGTCGCCGAGGCCATCACCGCGCTCGCCGACAGGCTGCCGGGTCGACGTCGCCCGGTCGCCGGGGCGGGGCCCGAGCCCGGTGCGGTCAGCGCCCGGGCGGCGGTCTCCGAGCACGCCGAGGCCGCCCTGATCGCCGACACGCTGCGCCGCGCGCACCTCGTCGACGAGGTGCCGTGGTCACAGATGGCGGTGATCGTGCGCTCGGTGCCCCGGGTGGCCGGCGGGCTGGCGCGCGCGCTGACCACCGCGGGGGTGCCGGTGGCGCTGCCCGCCACCGCAGGTGCGCTCGCCGAGCATCCGGCGGTGGCCGCGTTGCTGACCGTGCTGCGGTCCACCGTCGACGGGCTCGACGGTGAGCGGGTGGTGAGCCTGCTCACCGGGCCGATCGGACGGGTCGACCCGGTGACGCTGCGGTCGCTGCGCCGCGCGCTGCGCCGCGGCGGCGACGACCCTGTCCCCGACGGCGAGCCACTGCTGGTGGCGGCGTTGCGCACCGGCCCGCCCCCGGGCCTGCCGCCGGCGTTGGCGCGTCCGCTGCGGCGGGTGCGCGCGGTGCTCGACCATGCCGCGCGCAGTGCCGCCGCCGGTGAGGACCCCCGCTACCCGCTCTGGCAGGCCTGGCACCACAGCGGGCTGCAGCGGCGCTGGCTGACCCTGGTCGAGCGGGGCGGGTCGTCGGGCGCGCAGGCCGACCGTGATCTGGCGGCGGTGACCGACCTGTTCGACGTCACCGAGCAGTACGTGAGCCGCACCGGCGCGGCCACCGTGACGGGGCTGATCGACCACGTGGCCGCGCTGCGGCTGCCCACCGGCACCGACGCCGGCCCCACCGGCGAGGCGGTGCGGCTGCTCAGCGTGCACGCCGCACTCGGGCACGAATGGGATCTGGTGATCGTCGCGGGACTGCAGGACGGTCTGTGGCCCAACACGATTCCGCGCGGCGGCGTGTTGGGCACCCAGCGGCTCCTCGATGTGCTCGACGGGGTGCCCGAGCAGGCCTCGATGCGGGCGCTGCTGGTCGCCGAGGAGCGTCGGCTGCTGGTCGCGGCGCTGGGCCGGGCCCGCCGCCGGGTCCTGGTGACCGCGGTCGACGGCGGCGACGACGCGGCGGTGCCGTCGCCGTTCTTCGGTGAGATCACCGATCGCGGTGAGCACGGCGACGGTGGGCGCGACGCGGTCCCGCTGGCCGCGCCACGGGTGCTGTCGGCCCCGGCGGTGGTGGGGCGGCTGCGTGCGCTCGTCTGCGCCCCGGCCGGGGTGATCGACGACGCCGCCCGCGCGCGTGCGGCCACCCAGCTGGCCCGGTTGGCGCGCGCCGGGGTGCCCGGAGCGGACCCGGCGACCTGGGCGGTGATGACCCCGCTGAGCACCACCGAGGCGTTGGAGCCCGCCGTCGGCGGGCAGACCGTCACGCTCTCGCCGTCGACGCTGGGCACCCTGACCGAGTGTCCGCTGCGCTGGCTGGCCGAGCGGCACGGCGGTCGGGACCGCGACGCGGCCGACCTGCGCTCGACGATCGGGTCGATGCTGCACGCCTTGGCCGCCGAGACCGGGCGGGCGGAGACGGTGCTGCTCGCCGAGCTGGAACGGGCCTGGGCCCGGCTGCCGTTCCGGTCACCGTGGTACGCGGCCCACGAACTCGTCCGGCACCGGGAGATGCTCGCCGCGTTCCTGCGGTGGCGGGAGACCAGCCGCGGGCGCTACACCGAGATCGGCGTCGAGGTCGAGGTCGACGGGCGGCTCGAGGAACCGTCGGCCGCCGGGCCCGGCATCCGGCTGCGCGGGCGCATCGACCGGCTGGAGCGCGACGAGGCGGGTCGGCCGGTCATCGTCGATCTGAAGACCGGGCGCAGCCCGGTCACCAAGGAGCAGGCCCAACAGCACGCCCAGCTCGCCGCCTACCAGCTGGCGGTCACCGCCGGGCTGCTGGACCCCCACGTCGGCCCCGACACCGAACCCGGCGGTGCCCGGCTGGTCTACCTGGGCAAGACCGGTGCCGGCGGGGCCACCGAACGCGAGCAAGACCCGTTGACCCCCGAGGCGGCCGAGGCGTGGCGGCAGCGGGCCCGCGCGGCCGCCGCGGCCGCCACCGGCGCGCAGTTCGTCGCCCGGGTCAACGACGGCTGCGACCACTGCCCGATCCGGCCGACCTGCCCGGCGCACCGGGAGCCGCGATGA
- a CDS encoding alpha/beta fold hydrolase, protein MDTALHVHRFGPDGPPRVLALHGLTGHGRRWEQLATTQLPRVAVAAPDLLGHGRSSWDAPWTIEANVGALAGLVDAQAGQPVLVVGHSFGGAIALALAEARPDLVAALVLLDPAVGLDGAWMREIAEATWASPDYPDVAEARAEKAHGSWSDVPAAVLDADLDEHLVALPGGRFGWRISLPAMMAYWSELTRPPRLPAAGTPTTVVRATGSDPAYVHALLLDGLRQRLGAEFTLVDLPCQHMVAQACPVEVAQLIRDRLPRR, encoded by the coding sequence ATGGACACTGCGCTGCACGTGCACCGGTTCGGCCCGGACGGGCCCCCGCGGGTGCTGGCGCTGCACGGGTTGACCGGACACGGTCGGCGCTGGGAGCAGCTGGCCACCACGCAGCTGCCGCGGGTGGCGGTGGCGGCCCCGGACCTGCTCGGGCACGGCCGCTCGAGCTGGGACGCGCCGTGGACGATCGAGGCGAATGTGGGGGCGCTGGCCGGACTCGTCGACGCGCAGGCCGGGCAGCCGGTGCTGGTCGTCGGGCACTCGTTCGGCGGGGCGATCGCGTTGGCGCTGGCCGAGGCTCGCCCGGATCTGGTGGCCGCGCTGGTGTTGCTGGACCCGGCGGTCGGGTTGGACGGGGCGTGGATGCGCGAGATCGCCGAGGCGACGTGGGCCTCGCCGGACTACCCGGATGTCGCCGAGGCCCGCGCGGAGAAGGCGCACGGGTCGTGGTCGGATGTTCCCGCCGCGGTGCTCGACGCCGACCTCGACGAGCATCTGGTCGCCCTGCCCGGCGGGCGGTTCGGCTGGCGGATCAGCCTGCCGGCGATGATGGCGTACTGGAGCGAGTTGACGCGGCCCCCGCGGCTGCCGGCCGCCGGCACCCCCACCACCGTGGTGCGCGCCACCGGCAGCGATCCGGCGTACGTGCACGCCCTCCTCCTCGACGGGCTGCGCCAGCGCCTCGGCGCGGAGTTCACACTGGTCGACCTGCCCTGCCAGCACATGGTGGCGCAGGCCTGCCCGGTCGAGGTGGCGCAGCTGATCCGGGACCGGCTGCCGCGGCGCTGA
- a CDS encoding TIGR02569 family protein has protein sequence MTFEPPPDHVLVAFGLSEVHPVSLGVSWEGGWRCGEVVLSLVADNARAAWSAKVRETLFVDGVRLARPVRSTDGRYVVAGWRADTFVAGTPEPRHDEVVSTGIRLHEATSKLERPRFLTQAPTLPWSEVDVFSVADRAAWEERPLQALPPGAQVAPGSADGQRSVELINQLAGLRKQTNSPSQLVHGDLYGTVLFAGSAAPGITDITPYWRPPSWAAGVVVVDALSWGEADDGLIERWDALPEWPQMLLRALIFRLAVHALHPRSTAEAFPGLARTAALVRMML, from the coding sequence GTGACTTTCGAGCCGCCCCCCGATCATGTGCTGGTGGCATTCGGTCTGAGCGAGGTACACCCGGTGTCGCTCGGTGTCAGCTGGGAAGGCGGCTGGCGCTGCGGTGAGGTGGTGCTCTCGCTGGTCGCCGACAATGCCCGGGCCGCCTGGTCGGCCAAGGTACGCGAAACGCTCTTCGTCGACGGGGTGCGGCTGGCCCGCCCGGTGCGCTCCACCGACGGCCGCTACGTGGTGGCCGGGTGGCGAGCCGACACCTTCGTGGCCGGCACGCCCGAGCCCCGCCACGACGAGGTGGTCTCCACCGGCATCCGGCTGCACGAAGCCACCAGCAAACTCGAACGGCCCCGGTTCCTCACCCAGGCGCCGACCCTGCCGTGGAGTGAGGTCGACGTCTTCAGCGTCGCCGACCGGGCGGCGTGGGAGGAGCGGCCCCTGCAGGCGCTGCCCCCCGGCGCCCAGGTCGCTCCCGGCTCGGCGGACGGTCAGCGGTCGGTGGAGCTCATCAACCAGCTCGCCGGGCTGCGCAAGCAGACCAACAGCCCCAGCCAGCTGGTGCACGGCGACCTGTACGGCACCGTGCTGTTCGCCGGGTCGGCCGCCCCCGGGATCACCGACATCACCCCCTACTGGCGCCCTCCGTCGTGGGCCGCCGGGGTGGTCGTCGTCGACGCGCTGTCCTGGGGCGAGGCCGACGACGGGCTCATCGAACGGTGGGATGCGCTCCCCGAGTGGCCGCAGATGCTGTTGCGGGCCTTGATCTTCCGGCTGGCCGTGCACGCGCTGCACCCGCGGTCGACCGCCGAGGCCTTCCCCGGCCTGGCGCGCACCGCCGCGCTGGTGCGGATGATGCTCTAG
- a CDS encoding DUF3152 domain-containing protein yields MTYDPARHGGGQVPVLHDQWREPLRARRDPLDGGAGRMRADRERSRWRKQSWLGRFVSTYGWRAYALPGLIAVTVVVLYQTVTGTTASSTVADDPVQGPPTIGSQGTAIVGAPPRGLTQFDANLPTGKLPDGGFYTVAGAKTWHIVPGVMGPVGQGQDKMFTYTVEVEDGIETAGFGGDVSFATMVDQTLSNPKSWIHNAQFGFTRIDASSPDEPDFRVSLTSPMTVREGCGYEIELEASCYNPVYGADQEARVFINAARWERGAMSFQGDNGSYRQYLINHEVGHAIGYERHEPCEKEGALAPIMMQQTFSTANNDAALFDPDWVHADGKTCRFNAWPYPIA; encoded by the coding sequence GTGACCTACGATCCGGCGCGGCACGGGGGCGGGCAGGTGCCGGTGCTCCACGATCAGTGGCGTGAGCCGCTGCGTGCCCGACGGGACCCGCTCGACGGCGGCGCGGGGCGGATGCGCGCCGACCGGGAACGCAGCCGCTGGCGCAAACAGAGCTGGCTGGGGCGGTTCGTCTCCACCTACGGGTGGCGCGCCTACGCGCTGCCCGGGCTGATCGCGGTCACCGTGGTGGTGCTGTACCAGACCGTGACCGGCACGACCGCGTCGAGCACGGTGGCCGACGACCCGGTGCAGGGCCCGCCCACGATCGGGTCGCAGGGCACCGCGATCGTGGGGGCGCCGCCGCGCGGGTTGACCCAGTTCGACGCGAACCTGCCGACCGGCAAGCTGCCCGACGGGGGCTTCTACACGGTGGCCGGGGCCAAAACCTGGCACATCGTGCCCGGCGTGATGGGCCCGGTCGGGCAGGGCCAGGACAAGATGTTCACCTACACCGTCGAGGTCGAGGACGGCATCGAGACCGCCGGGTTCGGCGGCGACGTGTCCTTCGCGACCATGGTCGACCAGACGTTGAGCAACCCCAAGAGCTGGATTCACAACGCGCAGTTCGGGTTCACCCGCATCGACGCGTCCTCGCCCGACGAGCCGGATTTCCGGGTGTCGCTGACCTCCCCGATGACGGTGCGCGAGGGCTGCGGTTACGAGATCGAGTTGGAGGCCTCCTGCTACAACCCGGTCTACGGTGCCGACCAGGAGGCGCGGGTGTTCATCAACGCCGCCCGCTGGGAACGCGGTGCGATGTCGTTTCAGGGCGACAACGGGTCCTACCGGCAGTACCTGATCAACCACGAGGTCGGGCACGCGATCGGCTACGAACGCCACGAACCCTGCGAGAAGGAGGGGGCGCTGGCACCGATCATGATGCAGCAGACGTTCTCCACCGCCAACAACGACGCCGCGCTGTTCGACCCGGACTGGGTGCACGCCGACGGCAAAACCTGCCGGTTCAACGCGTGGCCGTACCCGATCGCCTGA
- the moeZ gene encoding adenylyltransferase/sulfurtransferase MoeZ has protein sequence MSTPLPPLVEPAAELTRDEVARYSRHLIIPDVGVVGQKRLKNARVLVIGAGGLGAPTLLYLAAAGVGTLGIIDFDVVDESNLQRQVIHGVADIGRPKVDSARDAITAINPLVDVHRHNTQLTTDNAVELFGDYDLILDGTDNFATRYLVNDAAVLAHKPYVWGSIYRFEGQISVFWEDAPDGRGLNYRDLYPEPPPPGMVPSCAEGGVLGILCSSIGSVMGTEAIKLLTGIGEPLLGRLMIYDALEMSYRTVKVRKDPATPTITELIDYDAFCGVVSDDAADAAAGSTVTPRELQELLQSEKRVALIDVREPVEWEINHIDGAELIPQSSLKTGEGLARLPQDRTPVLYCKTGVRSAEALAALKKAGFADAVHLQGGIAAWARQIDPDMVMY, from the coding sequence GTGTCGACACCGTTGCCGCCGCTGGTTGAGCCGGCGGCTGAGTTGACTCGCGACGAGGTGGCCCGCTACAGCCGCCACCTGATCATCCCCGACGTCGGCGTCGTCGGGCAGAAGCGGCTCAAAAACGCCCGGGTGCTGGTCATCGGCGCCGGCGGGCTCGGCGCGCCCACGCTGTTGTACCTGGCCGCCGCCGGCGTCGGCACGCTGGGCATCATCGATTTCGACGTGGTCGACGAATCCAACCTGCAGCGCCAGGTCATCCACGGCGTCGCCGACATCGGCCGCCCCAAGGTCGACAGCGCCCGCGACGCGATCACGGCGATCAACCCGCTGGTCGACGTGCACCGGCACAACACGCAGCTGACCACCGACAACGCCGTGGAGCTGTTCGGCGACTACGACCTGATCCTCGACGGCACCGACAACTTCGCCACCCGCTATCTGGTCAACGACGCCGCGGTGCTCGCCCACAAGCCCTACGTGTGGGGGTCGATCTACCGGTTCGAGGGCCAGATCTCGGTGTTCTGGGAGGACGCCCCCGACGGTCGTGGTCTCAACTACCGCGACCTGTACCCCGAGCCGCCGCCGCCGGGGATGGTGCCGTCCTGCGCCGAGGGCGGCGTGCTGGGCATCCTGTGCTCCTCGATCGGCTCGGTGATGGGCACCGAGGCGATCAAACTGCTCACCGGGATCGGTGAGCCGTTGCTGGGTCGGCTGATGATCTACGACGCGCTGGAGATGAGCTACCGCACCGTCAAGGTCCGCAAGGACCCGGCCACCCCGACGATCACCGAGCTCATCGACTACGACGCCTTCTGCGGGGTGGTCTCCGACGACGCCGCCGACGCCGCCGCCGGCTCCACCGTCACCCCCCGCGAACTGCAGGAGCTGCTGCAGTCGGAGAAGAGGGTGGCGCTGATCGACGTGCGCGAACCCGTCGAATGGGAGATCAACCACATCGACGGCGCCGAGCTGATCCCGCAGTCGTCGCTGAAGACCGGCGAGGGGCTCGCCCGGTTGCCCCAGGACCGCACCCCGGTGCTCTACTGCAAGACCGGGGTGCGCTCGGCGGAGGCGTTGGCCGCGTTGAAAAAGGCCGGTTTCGCCGACGCGGTGCACCTTCAGGGCGGCATTGCGGCCTGGGCCCGGCAAATAGATCCCGACATGGTCATGTACTAA